One genomic region from Cataglyphis hispanica isolate Lineage 1 chromosome 11, ULB_Chis1_1.0, whole genome shotgun sequence encodes:
- the LOC126853070 gene encoding la-related protein 6 — protein MELEPQQESKDEIGNLSFSPPPMKKSETRDSISSVDSDVSLSFDRRGSKSEEADLSDYDSEIKYAKRINIEQDSGADSVDDITLKELENQKQSGVESESRLIEKTTNDLYSLNDELADKICAQVEFYFSDENIIKDAFLLKHVKRNKEGYVSLKLISSFKRVKHFSRDWRVVGAALAKSKKLEVNPQGTKLRRVDPLPPIDQTASCRTILAARLPIDKLTVEFVAEIFKSCGEIALIRVLRPGQPIPFEVRQAISKRPELTFNEEYAMIEFTDTISVRIAMQMTLGNAKVFELYQLADKKRKHQPTRKSVLNRIPRENNYNSSSCPSGSETEDGKTRHKKNIQEYPTYHIYTSYPSQGSPSSDVWLSRKLSSCSISNSDNGFIFRRLSSCSGSSSDSSRRYSTCSSGSEAAFFHPGYSNTFYHHENRRYSCCSSTDSSTEYERDLFMINRRGSDDYGFFRRLSMCNHDSGYDENNRRLSLCSSNLEQNGFYRSRSNNGIAMMHLPENVTRMPVGPDGTRGFFGRSTRMFIKPSRRIS, from the exons atggaGTTGGAGCCACAACAAGAATCGAAAGACGAGATCGGCAATCTATCATTTTCTCCTCCGCCTATGAAGAAATCTGAGACGAGGGACAGTATTTCGTCCGTTGATAGTGATGTGAGTCTTTCCTTTGACAGAAGAGGCTCCAAGAGCGAGGAGGCCGACTTATCGGATTATGATAGCGAGATTAAATATGCGAAAAGGATTAATATAGAGCAAGACTCAGGCGCGGATTCCGTAGATGATATCACATTGAAGGAATTAGAAAATCAGAAACAATCTGGTGTAGAATCAGAATCTCGACTAATTGAGAAAACAACGAATGATCTCTACTCGTTGAATGATGAGTTGGCCGATAAGATATGCGCTCAGGTGGAATTTTACTTTTCcgacgaaaatattataaaggacGCTTTTCTATTGAAACATGTTAAAAGGAACAAAGAAGGCTATGTATCTTTAAAGTTGATATCCAGCTTTAAAAGAGTAAAACACTTCAGTAGAGATTGGAGAGTGGTCGGGGCAGCTTTAGCGAAATCCAAGAAACTCGAAGTCAATCCACAAGGAACTAAGCTACGTAGAGTGGATCCTTTGCCACCTATTGATCAAACGGCATCTTGTAGAACTATATTAGCGGCCAGATTACCGATAGACAAATTAACAGTTGAATTTGTTGCcgagatttttaaatcttgcgGTGAAATAGCGTTGATAAGAGTCCTCAGACCTGGTCAACCTATACCTTTCGAG GTGCGCCAGGCAATCTCCAAAAGGCCAGAATTGACCTTCAACGAAGAGTACGCTATGATCGAATTTACAGACACCATTTCTGTTCGAATCGCTATGCAAATGACCTTGGGTAACGCAAAAGTGTTTGAATTATATCAACTGGCTGACAAGAAGAGGAAACATCAACCTACGAGGAAAAGtgttttaaatagaatacCGAGGGAGAATAATTACAATTCGTCCAGTTGTCCTAGTGGATCTGAAACTGAAGATGGAAAAAcaagacataaaaaaaacattcaagaATATCCGACGTATCATATCTATACGAGTTATCCTTCTCAAG gCTCGCCATCATCAGACGTATGGCTATCTCGTAAACTCTCTTCTTGCTCCATATCCAATTCCGATAACGGCTTTATATTTCGGCGATTGTCTTCTTGTTCCGGCTCTAGTTCAGATTCCAGTAGACGTTATTCCACATGTTCATCTGGTTCCGAAGCAGCTTTTTTTCATCCAGGTTATTCGAATACCTTTTATCATCACGAAAATCGCCGTTACTCTTGCTGTTCTTCTACAG attcttCAACGGAATACGAGAGAgatctttttatgataaatcgtCGTGGATCGGATGATTATGGATTTTTTAGAAGATTGTCGATGTGTAATCATGATTCTGGTTATGATGAGAACAACAGAAGATTGTCACTTTGTTCTTCTAATTTGGAACAAAATGGATTTTATCGATCGAGAAGCAATAATGGAATCGCAATGATGCATTTGCCCGAGAATGTGACGAGAATGCCAGTAGGACCTGACGGCACTCGTGGATTTTTTGGTCGTTCTACAAGAATGTTTATAAAACCTAGTCGtcgaatatcataa